The genomic region TTTCATaattggattttcttttgtcctgtttctattttataactTGATGACGGCGTCTATAGGGTGATTCACTTAGTAACTGTCAGCATAGGTTAAATGGGAAggattgatttcattatttatagaaaatgtcAGTTTCAAAGAAAATCGATTACTGTTCGCAAATTAAGGTCatcttgaataaaaataacatgaatatacctaatacatatttatttttgaaacaccatcaacataaatatttaaattatattatcatagtTTTTACATAGATGCAAACATTATTATGAATCAATATCTTGATATTTGTTTCATTCCCACCATTCCATGTTATTGGTTGCCATGCTTAAACGATTTCTATCTCCTATTATTGACACCTTCGTATTATCTAcggtatttttcattgaaatacCATGTTCTGTTGGTGCGCTGAACGTCCCTATATTAGATTGTGACTCTTGTCTGGGATAATGATCATTGCTGCAAGCACACTGTGGGCAGCTGAGAATGACCTGATGATAATAAGAAGGACAATAGTGCAGAGTGTAACAGGGAGGATATCGGTATGGATATCCGCAGTCTCTGCGATAGAATCCTTGAGACGATTGCTGGAGAAATAGGAGGATGAACGCTGTACGAACCTGCAAGATGAAATTCGAGTTGAAAACCAAACTGAAATGAATTGATGATAGGGAGTAATCAGTTCAATATCATACTCATGTGGATGTGGCATACAATCGCAAGAGTCATATGTGTCACaaattgtttcattttattgtagAGGACGAAAAAATGCATTATGCATAATTTGAAGGTTCGAAATAACATGTAACTATCTATCAGCTAAACTCAGAACGTCGCTTGATATTTCGAAATTTGCCGCCGCCCCAGTATAAATTATCTAATAAAGGATACATTAGAGAATACACTATTAATAGAGAATACATTATCTTATTGCGTAGAAATGCGTCACAATGCGTACTAATGTCGCCAGCGCTCGACTTCATTGACCTTCACTGGCCTTTACTCCGATTCTTGTCGAGCGAAGGCGAGTGGCCAGCCGAGCATCCACAaatggtcacattgcagtgtgcATGGAAAGACCAACGTAGCCAAGCTTACCAGCTTGGGTAGCGACTTGACAAGCCACTTGGCCAGTGACTAGGCGATATCATGAACTAGGCATtagtttctatttttctatgataGTATCTAGCACTTTCAATCAAAGCTCTACGGTACATAAAATATTTAAGTGATGAGCCCAAGATTTCGACTCAACGGGGTTCTTCAAAATACAGACAAAAATGTCTCATAAAACATAGTTTGAGCTACGGTACCCTACCTACTTTTTTGATATGAACCCATGTGATTTACATGGATTTGTGATTTACCTGATATAACGGCCTGTCCAGTGGCGTATCCTCAAACCTTACCTTGCGGTAGCACTCCTGACAAATCAACCAATCCTCTCACTAGTcaaaaaattacattaaaaaacCTTTATTTCATGAGTCATGAACATAGTCTGATACGCTTGATTTGACGTTGAAACAGGAAATACCGGTACTGATGTTTGTCCagacttcaaattaataatacatcaacaataatattaatttatttattaaaagtagTTGCGCTTATGCTGGTCCAGCTAGCATAGAGAATGCATCACTGAGCATTCATTACGTTCTACCTCTTCCtatatttactagtagttctgcgaacagtagacctcactcatgaatacaacactcaatctaatgagaagggccagtaagtacagtatattattgtgaagatttaaccatgtcatctattattttctccattgaaagtgctaaagacactgtttgcagggacaccggacttatcaaggaggtacctttatatcgtctccatattcacaatataaacatatattacaacttctctaataatcaattataaaaaatcgTGCTTATaaaaagtaggaacatgagtttctgtatcttcaaagatacttttgaggttattctactgttttttaaatattaaaaaaaaaaccggaggtcttatcaaaaatcgttacacatacgtttctgcgccttgtttcaaaaaacttgcataccaaatttcatccaaatcggacaataactgcgactgtaactgcggtacaaacaaacaaacaaacatacaaaagccgatcgagtcgaaactaagacctcagcttcgcttcggtcaataattcattttaatatgGCTACTTGAAAGGCCAAGCCAACAAGCCTACATAAAATAACACTAGTACTCTATTGGCACTTGATAGTGGTGTGACCCTTGCTCTATCGtgtctaaaaaaataaaaaagggtactattaATTCTAGGTAATTAAGTCTCCCTACAGCTCTACATAGAATGAGGATAAGAATGAGGTTCATAATTCAATTGCCTGCAGTTATCTACCTACTGAAtcacatataaaatataaaccgTATCTACTGTATAGGCAAGAGGAACATTGGCAATTGAACTTCACTTACTAAATGGTggggtaggcctactatagaTACTATTTGTTTGTGAATATATTATATGTGATTAAATACCGTAGTACTCACAATGACAATTCTGAGACTCATATCGGATGAATTAGATGCAACAGTGGGGGCTGCACAGAACCGCTGAGATACATCAAGCAATAAATAATTCCACTGTGTCTCTTCGTTTTATTCTTCCATATCAATCATCAGCTTAAACATtcgtttttcatcaatttttactTGTCAACATGTCTTCACTACAGTAAATCAATTTTCACGCTATAAATAATGACTTGCAGATATTGTAATACATTTGTCTACAAGTTGTCAGTCATTGTTGATATTGAGTTGTGATTTGCTTATAATAATGATCCAAAAAATCTAAGACTGCCTTGAATTGAGACTATTAGATAATTGAGTAAATTTGTTATTCTGATCATCCAAAATGAGGCTCGTCGTCTTTTCGACTCTTTAGAATCGATGAGAGGGGAAACCATTATAATATTCATGCATGTGTTACGAGTAACGTCTATGCTTAGGaatgtataaattattattagcgtaACAATATTCCAGTTTGagtgatttaatttttttgataatatgCACTATATAGCTCATCAGTAACCCCTATCCATGTTTGAAAGAAATTGAACAATATCAATGTGTAAATTATTGAGAaccatgaaaaattcaaaattccttcTTTCAACATAATTTTGATCCAAAAgtgaatttccaaaaaacatgaAATAGCACGTTATTCAATTCACAACGGATTTGTGATTAGTTACGGTATTCATtactcaaattaatattttacagaaaaattattcattattcgaAGAGCTCAGGACAATTGAATAAGTACTgacaaaaatgaagaatgatTGATTCTAGTAACTATAACCGATATGTTAATACATTGGAATAATGAAGATTCGATTACAAACAGAATTTAAGTAAGAATAAATTCCAATAAATAGCTGGACTGGCATGTCCAGTGTTATTGTTTACTAATGGGGTGGTTATTGAAATCGTTTACTTTTTCAGAAAAATTCTCATTTTCAGCAATGATGTTACCGTACTTTTTTTCTCCCAGAAATGATAATCGGGCACATTATAAAACATCCATATTAAAAGCGAGGTGgaactgattcattcactcatatAACTGGAGTACTCCCATCTCACTTCAGAGGAATTGAGGGCTTGAGGgagtttaaaataacagttagGGAACTCCTTATTGTACTGTGTCTATACAAATTAGCAAACTTCCTTGATAGTCAAGTTTTGCTTTATGTATGTTTATGTGATACTTCTTGTGTttagagtagagtagagtggagtaggtaataaagtaaagagtagacgtagtcgagtggattataatgctggctttataattcagaggcccgggttcgaatctGGACAATCCGTAAATGTAACTATTTAGAAGGGGAACACAGTGAAAATActtcaaatatgaataataaaaataatttgtatctATCAAAGACGAGGTAATTATACTcttactagcagggcacccgtgcttcacTACaggaattaaaagataaaattatttttgtgaaaaatttataatctaaatcctaccaaaattattatagtcgtttttgagattacgccacaacttggcatgaaaataattgagtcaaatcattcgaatcaatatgttggaagtgctctgtagaagagtatagtctaattgcagcgaattttgtagaatattgggcgggaCTTAAGAGTCTACCTTGACTTTATTCATTGGTAAATAATATTTCcagttgacagttatcaaattagcagtgatcatgttatttctgttttttcttgatgcaattgaacattgaattccaaattaagttgattcggaatttgatgactctggtagcctatccatggatctcttgctttttctggaatttttggcatagcttGTCGCTTACTTTTTGTTTCACTCATCCAAAaatgtaaaagcagccaatccactgattcttccttccatggaagtccattcatacatgagagttcattcataatagttagtataacatattgtggctgatttcttATGTCCTAAActtttctataataaatattaaagtgggatcactttaatgtgaatttgcatgaatctgaatagagtgtattcaatcactttgattattgactaccattatatctttcttcttctctttctttgatcttagcttaAAACCGAAAGCTTaggatgtaaactaacatgtaactcaatttaatttctatctcaATTGACAACTTAAGTATTTACTTgatatctatcaatatcaataggtttgtcttgtgccATGCAATAACATCacgaaaggaaataggagcagctgatggaatattattttttttttcgatttagtttttagctgattttgaaacatgaaaatatcagtcCCAGTggtagcacaaaagcctgttcaatcaggattaaatttcatgagaattaatcagagcagggtttactttttaatagaaggcttctctgattggttctcgtggtatttagtccggattatgaattaacatacggtgcaactggctctctcaaggccatggctgcgtgcaaacatagagcaacataGGAACCAGTACAatagaagctgaagaaattagtcacaTTTTTATCACccacctcacaatgaacatcacattcaactaccaaatgtttggagagaccgatttttaatttcttttacTATCATCCAGTCATTCTCTGAATCTATTCTTctagatgttccatgaatactgcattGTTATAAAATAAGGTCGCCAAaattggtaactcaactacagctattataatctttttcatttgctcacactctcttacgttttcaacagactatggaaaattttttctgatcagctgctacttgagggaccaataatccttctCAAGGAACtccagcgaattttcccagagttgagacctgttccaaaataatgttttttgtccCAAATCCACAATATtcttgatttaatcaaaatcgttagagccgtttttgagatccgtccgacatacatacatattcacaaacacacatattcaaacagaaattgctttcttagtatcctatactattaaacgagcaatttctgtttatatgtgtatatgtttggatgtttatatgtttgtatttcaccggatctcgaaaacggctctaacgattctcacggaattcagaacatagtaggcttataatatgattcgattgcactaggtctcatccctggaaaaacttgctgaaggacatcgtcgtcgtcttcttacaggggtaggcattaatacctgttccgccttcaaacattctcccacctttttcttggtctgccaatacttctcctcccttctggcTTGTAATCAATGGCAGCTTTCGGGATTCTTCCATTTCCCATTCTCTCAACGTGTTCTCTCCACTGTTGTCGATTCCCGTCAACTTGTTGAGGTATGGAGATTACATTGAGCTCTCTACGGATATCGATATTATAAAGCCTGTCCTCTCTGGTGCATCCCTTCACTGaccttaaaaatctcattttggCCGCCTGTAACCTGCTCCACTCCCTTCTCTTTGGTACCCAGGTTTCAGAGCCATACAAAAGTGTAGGGACGGCcattactttataaaattttagtttcGTCTCTTTTCGGGCTTTATTTTTGAGAGTTCTGTTAATAGTTCCGCATATGTATTGGAATCTGTTAATTTTTGCATTCAAGTCGTGGTCTTCCTCGTATGTAATATCACatcccaaatatttgaaatgtgatACCTGTTCCAGTATTCTGTTGTTGAGAACTATTTTAGAACGTATTGGAGACTTCCCCAGAAACGCCATCACTTTTGTTTTGTGCAAggaaatcttcatattatattctGAGCTCAGGAGATGGAGTTGATATATTGCTCTTTGCAGATTGTCCTCTGATTCCTGCAATATTACTTGATCATCTGCAAACCATAATGAATTGACAGCAATATAATACAGCAATAATTAGTTGTATACCTGGGTGAATTTGTTGCTTCCACTTCCTACAAAGGTCGTCCgcataaatattgaagagagtTGGTGAGAGAGGACAACCCTGTCTCAaaccaacattgataacaaTTTCTTCTGACTGGGAGCCTGAGCAGTCCAGGATTATTCTTGTCTCACTGTACAAAAATTGATGACTTCGACTAAATGAATTGGGAAACCTCGTTTGATCAACTTATCCAACAATAATTGACGATTGACTTTATCAAACGCTTTTTTGTAGTCCACGAATGCAAGGTGTGTCTCTAAATTAAATTCTACCCTTATTGCTATGATCTTGAGCTATGATTTCAATGAGAAAACATCGTCCTTACATGATCGGCACTTTCTGAAACGAGCCTGCTCCTCTAGTAGGAGTACATCAGAGATTTTCCGAAGTCTATTGTTTAGAATTCTGCTGTACAATTTATAGACATTGCTCAACAAGCATATACCTCTATAATTATTCGGGTCTTTTCTGCTTCCCTTCTTGAATAGAGATATTACTTAAGCTTTTCTCCACTCCTCAGGCACATAACGTGATGTCCAGCACATGTTGATTAGATGAAGCAGTCGAAATTTCAGTAATGTTCCGCCATATTTTAAAAGCTCCATATTTAGCAGATCCACCCCAGTTGTCTTCCTATTTTTCGTTTTATTGAGAGCTTCTTCCAACTCATCAATGCTTATGAGATCAACATCACTCACTGGATCCATCCGCTGGTCAATACTTTCCATGACTGGCAAATCTTGGTCATACCACAGTTCTTTGTAGTGTTCAATCCATTCATGTTTGCTCACATTTTTTATCTCAGCCATTTCTTTGACCATACTATTGAGGTGTCTCATCCATTTGTAAGCAGCTTCCTGCCTGCCATGAAGGTCATCTTCTATTCCTGAGATGAATCTGTCCCATGAATCTTCATGTGCTTTCTTAACAGTATTTTTCGCTATATTACGTTTGAGCCGATAATTTTCTTTTGTGTGGTCTGTTGGTGACTGAAGGAGTTCCTTGTATGCTTTTTTCTTGTCTGCAATAGCTTGGGAAATCTCGTCgttccaaattttcaaaccttttcgtcttttaacaatttttttcgtGAAGTATTTCATGGGCTACTTCTTTGATAGTGTCTTTGATATTTTTCCATTCGCCTTCAATTGTTGATGCTGTGGGTCTTGTATAGAGCCTTTGTGTTAGTCTTGTCTGATATAAAGTTCTTATACTCTCGGTTTGCAAAAACATTaaaaggacattaaaaggataattcatccttggaagaacagattatgtcgtctgtcgataacagaaaatgctgtgcctgtgtgggaggtaagctgtgtaatcattcaaacagcttaCCATATCTCgcaagaaatattatctagaaattttaatagactctatcaaaataatctgatttaatgacatgacatggtttatcactcttAATTAGAGtataacataatattcaaagtataTGATAATAAGGGTAAACCGTCTACTGGATTTGAGTACGAATAACATTCACTCTCTCGATGGAAGTGTTTGCTATGAGGGAAACAATTCTGATAATGTTTGTGATAAATGTTGTGTTATTGTTGGGGAGTTGAAAAGGAAAATGCATTGTCTGAGGAAAATGCTCGTTTGTTAGTGCAGTGGCATGCTGCAATAGGTCGGTCCATTGTTAATGATAGGATTATTATGGAGTTGAATGATAAGACAACTATTGATTTTGGGACTCAAACAGACGATAAAGAAGGAGGGGAGGACTCTGTTGCTGCTGTCTTGTCAAGCTGCAGAGCGGTAAAGGCAGGTGCGATGGGAAATATTATTAGTGATAATCTTGAtaagaaaaatgtatttcttaatAAGATCTCTGAACTAGcaaatgatttgaaattgaatgaaaagctATTGACAGATGTGGGAAAGAATGTTGGTTTGGCGAAATTGGCTTTGAATAGTTTCTTAGTTTCCGCAGATCATGCTCCTTGGTTAATGCTGCCTGCAGAGATGTCAGTTCGCTTAGTGGGTTTGGTTTAGATAGAAGACTGCATTTGTGGGCTGATAGTCATGGTAGGGAGTTGCGTGAGCGTGTGGGCTCCTTGCTGTCAAATGAGTTTTCTTGTGTTGCCCACATTCTTCTAGGGGCAAGGCTTGAAGCTTTGACTGACTGGATGCTCTCCCCAAATGAGGTCAAAAACTGCCAACAAAAAGATTGGGTTGTCGTTTTGGGCGGTACtaatagtattaataataaCTCTGATGAGATCTGCAAGTCAGCGTTCATGCAGGGGTTAACTGAGGTGATTGAAGCATATATAGAGAGTAATATAATCATATCCACTATTCCCTACCGCTATGATTTACCTGGAAGCTCACATATTAATAAAACTATAGCTGCTATAAATACACTCATAAGACGTTTAACTGATGTGTATCCGGTTCATGTACTAGAATTGTGGACTTTGGAGAGGCGGTTCCATACAAGCCACGGACTTCATCTGAATGGAATGAGTAAATTACTTAttgctaataaaataaatgatattataaGGGATTTTGACAGCAGATGTATCGGCCACCCCTCGTCAAGAGTGTCCTCATTTTCTTCCAAGGCAATGCAGTCAAGTGTTTCAGTCTCTCCTGGTTTAAATGATGATGGTTTGGCAGTTGGCAGTTCCTTGTGCCTTGGTGTGGAGGATCATCTCAATGTATTTGGAGATCAGCATTCTCTGTCTGATGTGAGTCAGCCTTTTCTAGGGTTCGATCTGGCGAATCATGTAAGTGTGGACACTCTGCTTGAGGATGGAAGGGATTGTCTGAATGTTTCTGGAGGTCAGCAATCATTGTCTGATTCGAGTCAGCCTTTTTTTAGGATTCGACCTGGCGCCCCTAAGAGTGATCTAAGTTTTGATATGCATGTGAATGAGTCAAGCCCTAATTATTTAGAGTTTTCTAGAAGTAATCtagaagtaataataaaaaattccgATTGAATTTATGCTCCATAAATGTGCAGTGTTTAAGAAACaaattgaatgaacttgaaatctTATGTAAATCACAGAATGTTGACATATTGTGTATCATAGAGCATTGGCTGGTTGAACAAGAGTTACCATTCTACCAGAATATTGATAGGCTGGCACTTACTGGCAGTTTCTGTAGACAGTCACCTTGGGGCGGTGTAGCTGTATATTTTAACAATAGgaataattttactattaaACCACTTGACTTGTCAACTTACTGTGTGGAAGTTTCGGCGGAATTCGcaggtttttatattgttgagcTATCACTCATAGTGATATCGATGTATAGGTCTCCTAGAGGGGATGCAAACCTGTTTTTTGATAAGTTGGAGCTTTGTATTTCTTATGCACTGTCTGTGGGTCATTATGTGTTGATTGGAACTGACCATAATTTCAATGCAATTTATTCACCAAGGGATGCCAGGGTGTTTCTGAATGTTTTGCAGGGGTTTGGGCTGACAAGTTAAATAAGTGAGGCAACAAGAGGATGCTCAGCTCTTGACTCAGTTGTAACAAACTTAGATCCGGATTGTTTCACTGTGAATGTTAGCAAGGATCAAATATCAGACCACAAACATATCCTTCTGAGAGCTCGGTTGGCTTGCTATAGACGGGGTAAAACACTCAAAACTATCCAGTATCGATCATTTAATGAGAATTGTCTTCAGATTTTTTGTGCTTCACTACAGGATCGAATTGAGCCCTGGTTTAATATGATTTCAACGTTGTCAGCAAGGGAGGGGTTTACGCTTTTCTTTTGTAGTTTTAAGGAACTTTTTGATTCTTTGTTTCCTGTGAAGACTGAAAGGGTTTTCTCATCATTGGGGAGGGATGCTGGTCGACTGGGGGTGGTCCAACCCGTCCAAGTTGCGATTGGTTCACTTCAGAACTTGAAGAACTGAGAGAGCTTATTCTCTTGGTAAGTGACATGTGTAAAACAAACCCTAATCTGAACATTGTATTGAAGAATCTTAGACATGGGTATTGCAATAAAATTAGGGAAACAAAATAGGAAGCAAACGTAAAACTCATTATGGAGTccagtaataaaataaaagctgCCTGGACCCTTATAAACAAAATAAGACCATCATCAAAAGAGACCAACAACTCATTTGCCACAGCAGATGACTTCAACAATTACTTTCTTGAGTCAGTTGAGAAGATTGTGAATGATATACCAAATGACGGTGAACCTATTCAGTTTACTCACATGCCTGCCATAGTTTCTGAATTCACTTGGAGTCCTGTATGTGCTCAAGATGTAATTGGAGCGGTTTAAGGTTTCAGGAGTTCCAATTGTAAGGATATTTATGGCATGACCTCCAAACCAGGTCTTCTTACAAACAAATATCCAAGTCAGCTGgcgacaggacaataacgctggagacatacgaggtctgctatctcttatagtgaatcattcaatagaatcaacagttgccaacagtttgcaattgtataatcacattttctcgaatttcgagcttattttcaattttaggtgaaaatgttactgaacattaattgtagagatttttatgctcaatcttctccactcaaaatgtttttctcaaattgtatctgaagtctgataattgagaatctaaaatcaaac from Nilaparvata lugens isolate BPH chromosome 11, ASM1435652v1, whole genome shotgun sequence harbors:
- the LOC111052677 gene encoding uncharacterized protein LOC111052677 encodes the protein MSLRIVIVRTAFILLFLQQSSQGFYRRDCGYPYRYPPCYTLHYCPSYYHQVILSCPQCACSNDHYPRQESQSNIGTFSAPTEHGISMKNTVDNTKVSIIGDRNRLSMATNNMEWWE